One genomic window of Salvia miltiorrhiza cultivar Shanhuang (shh) chromosome 4, IMPLAD_Smil_shh, whole genome shotgun sequence includes the following:
- the LOC131023329 gene encoding uncharacterized protein LOC131023329, producing MSRELFLRIVNALEVDPYFQQRQDAVGRLSFSPIQKCTAAVRQLAYGTSADCCDEYLRIGESTALECLKKFCKAVVPGHEVAVHFLANNSHHTRGYYLTDGIYPDWPVFVKSFQFSNDEKKRRFKEMQEAARKDVERAFGVLQARWGGNASNFDGDDGEGPSSTPQTQFNSGAPPEFAAYLARNASLKDARLHARLRDDLVEHIWARFGPVDP from the exons ATGAGCCGGGAGTTGTTTCTACGCATTGTCAATGCGCTAGAAGTCGATCCTTACTTCCAACAACGTCAGGATGCTGTTGGCCGCTTAAGCTTCTCCCCGATCCAGAAGTGCACTGCCGCTGTTCGACAATTGGCATACGGAACTTCTGCTGATTGTTGTGACGAATATCTCCGTATAGGAGAGTCGACGGCGTTGGAATGCTTGAAGAAATTCTGCAAGGCCGTCGTTC CGGGGCATGAAGTGGCTGTGCACTTCCTCGCCAACAATTCTCACCACACTCGAGGATACTACTTAACAGACGGCATCTATCCGGATTGGCCGGTGTTCGTGAAAAGCTTCCAGTTTTCGAACGATGAGAAGAAGCGGAGGTTCAAGGAGATGCAAGAAGCTGCAAGGAAGGATGTGGAACGAGCTTTCGGTGTTCTTCAGGCTCGGTGGG GTGGAAATGCAAGTAATTTTGACGGTGACGACGGCGAGGGACCAAGTTCTACTCCTCAAACACAATTCAATTCCGGAGCACCACCGGAGTTCGCCGCCTATTTGGCACGGAATGCAAGCTTGAAGGATGCACGATTGCATGCTCGCCTCCGCGACGATTTGGTTGAGCATATATGGGCACGCTTTGGTCCGGTTGACCCGTAG